One genomic region from Tachysurus fulvidraco isolate hzauxx_2018 chromosome 14, HZAU_PFXX_2.0, whole genome shotgun sequence encodes:
- the acsbg2 gene encoding long-chain-fatty-acid--CoA ligase ACSBG2 isoform X1, producing the protein MLINNASWCQITSETQHVRTGISTVLVTECESLDMSNKAVTDSTGDVPRSCAAVEIIAEMEDQLDFAINDSTEMETPCEKKHNTINTHTEPAPVSSAMGSGSALWTCQRDGEVKLRMGESGLEAEPPLTVNQMFTRAVDLFGKRTALGWKEGEMWKKINFEEYYRECRTAAKSFLKLGLQRYHGVGILGFNSPEWFISDIGAILAGGFSVGIYTTNSPEACQYVAENCQANILVVENHKQLQKILQIQDKLPHLKAIIQYKDALKEKKPNLYSWEEFMELGRNEPEGPLDDIIASQKPNQCCMLIYTSGTTGQPKGVMLSHDNLTWTALVTAQTVHITEETQEVVVSYLPLSHIAAQMVDIWITMRAGGATYFAQPDALKGSLVNTMREVRPTAFLGVPRVWEKMQEKMKAAGAKSSGLRRRVAIWAKGVGLQTNLSRMEQSGATHTPLNYRLAKHLVFRKVRKALGLDRCRLCYTGAAPITKDTLEFFYSLDIPLMELYGMSESSGPHSMSVHEAFRLTSCGKVIAGCKTKIFNPDEDGNGEICFWGRHVFMGYLNMLDKTEEALDADGWLHSGDLGKHDKGEFLYITGRIKELIITAGGENIPPVPIEDTVKEALPIISNAMLIGDKCKFLSMLLTIKCEINSETGVPEDELTPEAVEWCRKLGSSSTRVSEICGGRDHLVYTAIQDGINRVNQSATSNAQRIQKFIVLDHDFSITGGELGPTMKLKRPVVLKMYHEQIENLYKEAATPSNPENPLPPK; encoded by the exons ATGCTTATTAATAACGCATCGTGGTGTCAGATTACGTCCGAGACGCAACACGTCCGTACCGGCATCAGCACTGTGCTGG TGACCGAGTGCGAGTCTTTAGACATGTCTAATAAAGCAGTAACGGATTCCACAGGAGACGTCCCACGGTCCTGTGCTGCTGTGGAGATCATCGCAGAAATGGAGGACCAGTTGGATTTTGCAATCAA TGATTCAACAGAAATGGAGACTCCCTGtgagaaaaaacacaacaccatcaacacacacacggagcctG CTCCCGTCTCTTCCGCCATGGGCTCGGGCTCAGCTCTGTGGACGTGTCAGAGGGACGGCGAGGTGAAGCTGAGGATGGGCGAGTCGGGGCTGGAGGCCGAACCTCCTCTCACCGTGAACCAGATGTTCACACGTGCTGTGGATCTGTTCGGCAAACGCACGGCGCTCggatggaaggaaggagagaTGTGGAAGAAAATCAACTTCGAGGAGTATTACAGAGAGTGTCGCACTGCAGCCAAGAGCTTCCTGAAG ctcgGCCTGCAGCGCTACCATGGAGTCGGCATCCTGGGATTTAACTCTCCTGAGTGGTTCATCTCTGACATTGGAGCGATTTTGGctgg AGGCTTTTCTGTAGGCATCTACACCACCAACTCCCCCGAGGCGTGTCAGTACGTGGCCGAGAACTGCCAGGCCAACATCCTGGTGGTGGAGAACCACAAACAGCTGCAGAAGATCCTGCAG atccAAGACAAGCTGCCTCACCTGAAAGCCATTATCCAGTACAAAGACGCTCTGAAAGAGAAGAAACCAAATCTTTACTCG TGGGAGGAGTTTATGGAGCTGGGCCGGAACGAGCCGGAAGGTCCGCTCGATGACATCATCGCATCGCAGAAACCCAATCAGTGCTGCATGCTGATCTACACATCAGGAACCACTGGGCAGCCGAAAGGGGTCATGCTGAGCCATGATAAC TTGACATGGACAGCGCTTGTGACGGCTCAGACGGTCCACATTACAGAGGAGACTCAGGAGGTGGTGGTGAGCTACCTGCCCCTCAGCCACATCGCCGCCCAGATGGTCGACATCTGGATCACTATGAGGGCCGGAGGAGCCACGTACTTCGCCCAGCCTGACGCCCTaaag GGCTCGTTGGTGAACACCATGCGTGAGGTTCGACCCACAGCGTTCCTGGGAGTTCCTCGGGTCTGGGAGAAGATGCAGGAGAAGATGAAGGCAGCCGGAGCCAAATCGTCCGGCCTGCGGCGCAGAGTGGCGATCTGGGCCAAAGGCGTCGGTCTGCAAACTAACCTGAGCAGGATGGAGCA GAGCGGTGCGACACACACGCCACTGAACTATCGCCTAGCCAAGCATTTAGTGTTCAGGAAGGTGAGGAAGGCGCTGGGGTTGGACCGCTGCCGCCTCTGCTACACCGGCGCCGCACCCATCACCAAGGACACGCTGGAGTTCTTCTACAGCCTGGACATCCCGCTGATGGAGCTGTACGGCATGAGCGAGAGCAGCGGACCACACAGCATGTCCGTGCACGAGGCCTTCAGACTCACCAG CTGCGGGAAGGTGATCGCAGGTTGCAAGACGAAGATCTTTAATCCCGACGAGGACGGAAACGGCGAGATCTGCTTCTGGGGCCGTCATGTCTTCATGGGCTACCTGAACATGTTAGACAAGACGGAGGAGGCACTGGACGCAGACGGATGGCTGCATTCCGGAGACCTGGGCAAACACGACAAGGGCGAATTTCTCTACATTACAGGACGCATCAAAG agctGATCATTACTGCTGGAGGAGAGAACATTCCCCCGGTGCCCATCGAGGACACAGTGAAGGAAGCCCTGCCCATCATCAGCAACGCCATGCTGATCGGAGACAAGTGCAAGTTCCTCTCCATGCTTCTCACCATTAAG TGCGAGATAAACAGCGAGACAGGCGTCCCGGAGGACGAACTCACCCCCGAGGCTGTGGAGTGGTGCAGGAAGTTGGGCAGCTCGTCCACACGGGTGTCCGAGATCTGTGGAGGACGCGACCACCTCGTCTACACCGCCATCCAGGACGGCATTAACAGAGTGAACCAGAGCGCCACCTCTAACGCCCAGCGCATCCAGAAGTTCATAGTGCTAGATCACGACTTCTCCATCACCGGAGGAGAGCTcg GTCCCACTATGAAGCTGAAGAGGCCAGTTGTGCTCAAGATGTACCATGAACAAATCGAGAACCTCTACAAGGAGGCGGCGACTCCGAGCAACCCCGAGAACCCGCTGCCTCCTAAATAA
- the acsbg2 gene encoding long-chain-fatty-acid--CoA ligase ACSBG2 isoform X4, translating into MQLTECESLDMSNKAVTDSTGDVPRSCAAVEIIAEMEDQLDFAINDSTEMETPCEKKHNTINTHTEPAPVSSAMGSGSALWTCQRDGEVKLRMGESGLEAEPPLTVNQMFTRAVDLFGKRTALGWKEGEMWKKINFEEYYRECRTAAKSFLKLGLQRYHGVGILGFNSPEWFISDIGAILAGGFSVGIYTTNSPEACQYVAENCQANILVVENHKQLQKILQIQDKLPHLKAIIQYKDALKEKKPNLYSWEEFMELGRNEPEGPLDDIIASQKPNQCCMLIYTSGTTGQPKGVMLSHDNLTWTALVTAQTVHITEETQEVVVSYLPLSHIAAQMVDIWITMRAGGATYFAQPDALKGSLVNTMREVRPTAFLGVPRVWEKMQEKMKAAGAKSSGLRRRVAIWAKGVGLQTNLSRMEQSGATHTPLNYRLAKHLVFRKVRKALGLDRCRLCYTGAAPITKDTLEFFYSLDIPLMELYGMSESSGPHSMSVHEAFRLTSCGKVIAGCKTKIFNPDEDGNGEICFWGRHVFMGYLNMLDKTEEALDADGWLHSGDLGKHDKGEFLYITGRIKELIITAGGENIPPVPIEDTVKEALPIISNAMLIGDKCKFLSMLLTIKCEINSETGVPEDELTPEAVEWCRKLGSSSTRVSEICGGRDHLVYTAIQDGINRVNQSATSNAQRIQKFIVLDHDFSITGGELGPTMKLKRPVVLKMYHEQIENLYKEAATPSNPENPLPPK; encoded by the exons ATGCAGC TGACCGAGTGCGAGTCTTTAGACATGTCTAATAAAGCAGTAACGGATTCCACAGGAGACGTCCCACGGTCCTGTGCTGCTGTGGAGATCATCGCAGAAATGGAGGACCAGTTGGATTTTGCAATCAA TGATTCAACAGAAATGGAGACTCCCTGtgagaaaaaacacaacaccatcaacacacacacggagcctG CTCCCGTCTCTTCCGCCATGGGCTCGGGCTCAGCTCTGTGGACGTGTCAGAGGGACGGCGAGGTGAAGCTGAGGATGGGCGAGTCGGGGCTGGAGGCCGAACCTCCTCTCACCGTGAACCAGATGTTCACACGTGCTGTGGATCTGTTCGGCAAACGCACGGCGCTCggatggaaggaaggagagaTGTGGAAGAAAATCAACTTCGAGGAGTATTACAGAGAGTGTCGCACTGCAGCCAAGAGCTTCCTGAAG ctcgGCCTGCAGCGCTACCATGGAGTCGGCATCCTGGGATTTAACTCTCCTGAGTGGTTCATCTCTGACATTGGAGCGATTTTGGctgg AGGCTTTTCTGTAGGCATCTACACCACCAACTCCCCCGAGGCGTGTCAGTACGTGGCCGAGAACTGCCAGGCCAACATCCTGGTGGTGGAGAACCACAAACAGCTGCAGAAGATCCTGCAG atccAAGACAAGCTGCCTCACCTGAAAGCCATTATCCAGTACAAAGACGCTCTGAAAGAGAAGAAACCAAATCTTTACTCG TGGGAGGAGTTTATGGAGCTGGGCCGGAACGAGCCGGAAGGTCCGCTCGATGACATCATCGCATCGCAGAAACCCAATCAGTGCTGCATGCTGATCTACACATCAGGAACCACTGGGCAGCCGAAAGGGGTCATGCTGAGCCATGATAAC TTGACATGGACAGCGCTTGTGACGGCTCAGACGGTCCACATTACAGAGGAGACTCAGGAGGTGGTGGTGAGCTACCTGCCCCTCAGCCACATCGCCGCCCAGATGGTCGACATCTGGATCACTATGAGGGCCGGAGGAGCCACGTACTTCGCCCAGCCTGACGCCCTaaag GGCTCGTTGGTGAACACCATGCGTGAGGTTCGACCCACAGCGTTCCTGGGAGTTCCTCGGGTCTGGGAGAAGATGCAGGAGAAGATGAAGGCAGCCGGAGCCAAATCGTCCGGCCTGCGGCGCAGAGTGGCGATCTGGGCCAAAGGCGTCGGTCTGCAAACTAACCTGAGCAGGATGGAGCA GAGCGGTGCGACACACACGCCACTGAACTATCGCCTAGCCAAGCATTTAGTGTTCAGGAAGGTGAGGAAGGCGCTGGGGTTGGACCGCTGCCGCCTCTGCTACACCGGCGCCGCACCCATCACCAAGGACACGCTGGAGTTCTTCTACAGCCTGGACATCCCGCTGATGGAGCTGTACGGCATGAGCGAGAGCAGCGGACCACACAGCATGTCCGTGCACGAGGCCTTCAGACTCACCAG CTGCGGGAAGGTGATCGCAGGTTGCAAGACGAAGATCTTTAATCCCGACGAGGACGGAAACGGCGAGATCTGCTTCTGGGGCCGTCATGTCTTCATGGGCTACCTGAACATGTTAGACAAGACGGAGGAGGCACTGGACGCAGACGGATGGCTGCATTCCGGAGACCTGGGCAAACACGACAAGGGCGAATTTCTCTACATTACAGGACGCATCAAAG agctGATCATTACTGCTGGAGGAGAGAACATTCCCCCGGTGCCCATCGAGGACACAGTGAAGGAAGCCCTGCCCATCATCAGCAACGCCATGCTGATCGGAGACAAGTGCAAGTTCCTCTCCATGCTTCTCACCATTAAG TGCGAGATAAACAGCGAGACAGGCGTCCCGGAGGACGAACTCACCCCCGAGGCTGTGGAGTGGTGCAGGAAGTTGGGCAGCTCGTCCACACGGGTGTCCGAGATCTGTGGAGGACGCGACCACCTCGTCTACACCGCCATCCAGGACGGCATTAACAGAGTGAACCAGAGCGCCACCTCTAACGCCCAGCGCATCCAGAAGTTCATAGTGCTAGATCACGACTTCTCCATCACCGGAGGAGAGCTcg GTCCCACTATGAAGCTGAAGAGGCCAGTTGTGCTCAAGATGTACCATGAACAAATCGAGAACCTCTACAAGGAGGCGGCGACTCCGAGCAACCCCGAGAACCCGCTGCCTCCTAAATAA
- the acsbg2 gene encoding long-chain-fatty-acid--CoA ligase ACSBG2 isoform X3: MTTMTECESLDMSNKAVTDSTGDVPRSCAAVEIIAEMEDQLDFAINDSTEMETPCEKKHNTINTHTEPAPVSSAMGSGSALWTCQRDGEVKLRMGESGLEAEPPLTVNQMFTRAVDLFGKRTALGWKEGEMWKKINFEEYYRECRTAAKSFLKLGLQRYHGVGILGFNSPEWFISDIGAILAGGFSVGIYTTNSPEACQYVAENCQANILVVENHKQLQKILQIQDKLPHLKAIIQYKDALKEKKPNLYSWEEFMELGRNEPEGPLDDIIASQKPNQCCMLIYTSGTTGQPKGVMLSHDNLTWTALVTAQTVHITEETQEVVVSYLPLSHIAAQMVDIWITMRAGGATYFAQPDALKGSLVNTMREVRPTAFLGVPRVWEKMQEKMKAAGAKSSGLRRRVAIWAKGVGLQTNLSRMEQSGATHTPLNYRLAKHLVFRKVRKALGLDRCRLCYTGAAPITKDTLEFFYSLDIPLMELYGMSESSGPHSMSVHEAFRLTSCGKVIAGCKTKIFNPDEDGNGEICFWGRHVFMGYLNMLDKTEEALDADGWLHSGDLGKHDKGEFLYITGRIKELIITAGGENIPPVPIEDTVKEALPIISNAMLIGDKCKFLSMLLTIKCEINSETGVPEDELTPEAVEWCRKLGSSSTRVSEICGGRDHLVYTAIQDGINRVNQSATSNAQRIQKFIVLDHDFSITGGELGPTMKLKRPVVLKMYHEQIENLYKEAATPSNPENPLPPK; encoded by the exons ATGACAACAA TGACCGAGTGCGAGTCTTTAGACATGTCTAATAAAGCAGTAACGGATTCCACAGGAGACGTCCCACGGTCCTGTGCTGCTGTGGAGATCATCGCAGAAATGGAGGACCAGTTGGATTTTGCAATCAA TGATTCAACAGAAATGGAGACTCCCTGtgagaaaaaacacaacaccatcaacacacacacggagcctG CTCCCGTCTCTTCCGCCATGGGCTCGGGCTCAGCTCTGTGGACGTGTCAGAGGGACGGCGAGGTGAAGCTGAGGATGGGCGAGTCGGGGCTGGAGGCCGAACCTCCTCTCACCGTGAACCAGATGTTCACACGTGCTGTGGATCTGTTCGGCAAACGCACGGCGCTCggatggaaggaaggagagaTGTGGAAGAAAATCAACTTCGAGGAGTATTACAGAGAGTGTCGCACTGCAGCCAAGAGCTTCCTGAAG ctcgGCCTGCAGCGCTACCATGGAGTCGGCATCCTGGGATTTAACTCTCCTGAGTGGTTCATCTCTGACATTGGAGCGATTTTGGctgg AGGCTTTTCTGTAGGCATCTACACCACCAACTCCCCCGAGGCGTGTCAGTACGTGGCCGAGAACTGCCAGGCCAACATCCTGGTGGTGGAGAACCACAAACAGCTGCAGAAGATCCTGCAG atccAAGACAAGCTGCCTCACCTGAAAGCCATTATCCAGTACAAAGACGCTCTGAAAGAGAAGAAACCAAATCTTTACTCG TGGGAGGAGTTTATGGAGCTGGGCCGGAACGAGCCGGAAGGTCCGCTCGATGACATCATCGCATCGCAGAAACCCAATCAGTGCTGCATGCTGATCTACACATCAGGAACCACTGGGCAGCCGAAAGGGGTCATGCTGAGCCATGATAAC TTGACATGGACAGCGCTTGTGACGGCTCAGACGGTCCACATTACAGAGGAGACTCAGGAGGTGGTGGTGAGCTACCTGCCCCTCAGCCACATCGCCGCCCAGATGGTCGACATCTGGATCACTATGAGGGCCGGAGGAGCCACGTACTTCGCCCAGCCTGACGCCCTaaag GGCTCGTTGGTGAACACCATGCGTGAGGTTCGACCCACAGCGTTCCTGGGAGTTCCTCGGGTCTGGGAGAAGATGCAGGAGAAGATGAAGGCAGCCGGAGCCAAATCGTCCGGCCTGCGGCGCAGAGTGGCGATCTGGGCCAAAGGCGTCGGTCTGCAAACTAACCTGAGCAGGATGGAGCA GAGCGGTGCGACACACACGCCACTGAACTATCGCCTAGCCAAGCATTTAGTGTTCAGGAAGGTGAGGAAGGCGCTGGGGTTGGACCGCTGCCGCCTCTGCTACACCGGCGCCGCACCCATCACCAAGGACACGCTGGAGTTCTTCTACAGCCTGGACATCCCGCTGATGGAGCTGTACGGCATGAGCGAGAGCAGCGGACCACACAGCATGTCCGTGCACGAGGCCTTCAGACTCACCAG CTGCGGGAAGGTGATCGCAGGTTGCAAGACGAAGATCTTTAATCCCGACGAGGACGGAAACGGCGAGATCTGCTTCTGGGGCCGTCATGTCTTCATGGGCTACCTGAACATGTTAGACAAGACGGAGGAGGCACTGGACGCAGACGGATGGCTGCATTCCGGAGACCTGGGCAAACACGACAAGGGCGAATTTCTCTACATTACAGGACGCATCAAAG agctGATCATTACTGCTGGAGGAGAGAACATTCCCCCGGTGCCCATCGAGGACACAGTGAAGGAAGCCCTGCCCATCATCAGCAACGCCATGCTGATCGGAGACAAGTGCAAGTTCCTCTCCATGCTTCTCACCATTAAG TGCGAGATAAACAGCGAGACAGGCGTCCCGGAGGACGAACTCACCCCCGAGGCTGTGGAGTGGTGCAGGAAGTTGGGCAGCTCGTCCACACGGGTGTCCGAGATCTGTGGAGGACGCGACCACCTCGTCTACACCGCCATCCAGGACGGCATTAACAGAGTGAACCAGAGCGCCACCTCTAACGCCCAGCGCATCCAGAAGTTCATAGTGCTAGATCACGACTTCTCCATCACCGGAGGAGAGCTcg GTCCCACTATGAAGCTGAAGAGGCCAGTTGTGCTCAAGATGTACCATGAACAAATCGAGAACCTCTACAAGGAGGCGGCGACTCCGAGCAACCCCGAGAACCCGCTGCCTCCTAAATAA
- the acsbg2 gene encoding long-chain-fatty-acid--CoA ligase ACSBG2 isoform X2, with protein MLEPEADFVTECESLDMSNKAVTDSTGDVPRSCAAVEIIAEMEDQLDFAINDSTEMETPCEKKHNTINTHTEPAPVSSAMGSGSALWTCQRDGEVKLRMGESGLEAEPPLTVNQMFTRAVDLFGKRTALGWKEGEMWKKINFEEYYRECRTAAKSFLKLGLQRYHGVGILGFNSPEWFISDIGAILAGGFSVGIYTTNSPEACQYVAENCQANILVVENHKQLQKILQIQDKLPHLKAIIQYKDALKEKKPNLYSWEEFMELGRNEPEGPLDDIIASQKPNQCCMLIYTSGTTGQPKGVMLSHDNLTWTALVTAQTVHITEETQEVVVSYLPLSHIAAQMVDIWITMRAGGATYFAQPDALKGSLVNTMREVRPTAFLGVPRVWEKMQEKMKAAGAKSSGLRRRVAIWAKGVGLQTNLSRMEQSGATHTPLNYRLAKHLVFRKVRKALGLDRCRLCYTGAAPITKDTLEFFYSLDIPLMELYGMSESSGPHSMSVHEAFRLTSCGKVIAGCKTKIFNPDEDGNGEICFWGRHVFMGYLNMLDKTEEALDADGWLHSGDLGKHDKGEFLYITGRIKELIITAGGENIPPVPIEDTVKEALPIISNAMLIGDKCKFLSMLLTIKCEINSETGVPEDELTPEAVEWCRKLGSSSTRVSEICGGRDHLVYTAIQDGINRVNQSATSNAQRIQKFIVLDHDFSITGGELGPTMKLKRPVVLKMYHEQIENLYKEAATPSNPENPLPPK; from the exons ATGTTGGAGCCTGAAGCAGATTTTG TGACCGAGTGCGAGTCTTTAGACATGTCTAATAAAGCAGTAACGGATTCCACAGGAGACGTCCCACGGTCCTGTGCTGCTGTGGAGATCATCGCAGAAATGGAGGACCAGTTGGATTTTGCAATCAA TGATTCAACAGAAATGGAGACTCCCTGtgagaaaaaacacaacaccatcaacacacacacggagcctG CTCCCGTCTCTTCCGCCATGGGCTCGGGCTCAGCTCTGTGGACGTGTCAGAGGGACGGCGAGGTGAAGCTGAGGATGGGCGAGTCGGGGCTGGAGGCCGAACCTCCTCTCACCGTGAACCAGATGTTCACACGTGCTGTGGATCTGTTCGGCAAACGCACGGCGCTCggatggaaggaaggagagaTGTGGAAGAAAATCAACTTCGAGGAGTATTACAGAGAGTGTCGCACTGCAGCCAAGAGCTTCCTGAAG ctcgGCCTGCAGCGCTACCATGGAGTCGGCATCCTGGGATTTAACTCTCCTGAGTGGTTCATCTCTGACATTGGAGCGATTTTGGctgg AGGCTTTTCTGTAGGCATCTACACCACCAACTCCCCCGAGGCGTGTCAGTACGTGGCCGAGAACTGCCAGGCCAACATCCTGGTGGTGGAGAACCACAAACAGCTGCAGAAGATCCTGCAG atccAAGACAAGCTGCCTCACCTGAAAGCCATTATCCAGTACAAAGACGCTCTGAAAGAGAAGAAACCAAATCTTTACTCG TGGGAGGAGTTTATGGAGCTGGGCCGGAACGAGCCGGAAGGTCCGCTCGATGACATCATCGCATCGCAGAAACCCAATCAGTGCTGCATGCTGATCTACACATCAGGAACCACTGGGCAGCCGAAAGGGGTCATGCTGAGCCATGATAAC TTGACATGGACAGCGCTTGTGACGGCTCAGACGGTCCACATTACAGAGGAGACTCAGGAGGTGGTGGTGAGCTACCTGCCCCTCAGCCACATCGCCGCCCAGATGGTCGACATCTGGATCACTATGAGGGCCGGAGGAGCCACGTACTTCGCCCAGCCTGACGCCCTaaag GGCTCGTTGGTGAACACCATGCGTGAGGTTCGACCCACAGCGTTCCTGGGAGTTCCTCGGGTCTGGGAGAAGATGCAGGAGAAGATGAAGGCAGCCGGAGCCAAATCGTCCGGCCTGCGGCGCAGAGTGGCGATCTGGGCCAAAGGCGTCGGTCTGCAAACTAACCTGAGCAGGATGGAGCA GAGCGGTGCGACACACACGCCACTGAACTATCGCCTAGCCAAGCATTTAGTGTTCAGGAAGGTGAGGAAGGCGCTGGGGTTGGACCGCTGCCGCCTCTGCTACACCGGCGCCGCACCCATCACCAAGGACACGCTGGAGTTCTTCTACAGCCTGGACATCCCGCTGATGGAGCTGTACGGCATGAGCGAGAGCAGCGGACCACACAGCATGTCCGTGCACGAGGCCTTCAGACTCACCAG CTGCGGGAAGGTGATCGCAGGTTGCAAGACGAAGATCTTTAATCCCGACGAGGACGGAAACGGCGAGATCTGCTTCTGGGGCCGTCATGTCTTCATGGGCTACCTGAACATGTTAGACAAGACGGAGGAGGCACTGGACGCAGACGGATGGCTGCATTCCGGAGACCTGGGCAAACACGACAAGGGCGAATTTCTCTACATTACAGGACGCATCAAAG agctGATCATTACTGCTGGAGGAGAGAACATTCCCCCGGTGCCCATCGAGGACACAGTGAAGGAAGCCCTGCCCATCATCAGCAACGCCATGCTGATCGGAGACAAGTGCAAGTTCCTCTCCATGCTTCTCACCATTAAG TGCGAGATAAACAGCGAGACAGGCGTCCCGGAGGACGAACTCACCCCCGAGGCTGTGGAGTGGTGCAGGAAGTTGGGCAGCTCGTCCACACGGGTGTCCGAGATCTGTGGAGGACGCGACCACCTCGTCTACACCGCCATCCAGGACGGCATTAACAGAGTGAACCAGAGCGCCACCTCTAACGCCCAGCGCATCCAGAAGTTCATAGTGCTAGATCACGACTTCTCCATCACCGGAGGAGAGCTcg GTCCCACTATGAAGCTGAAGAGGCCAGTTGTGCTCAAGATGTACCATGAACAAATCGAGAACCTCTACAAGGAGGCGGCGACTCCGAGCAACCCCGAGAACCCGCTGCCTCCTAAATAA